A genomic segment from Melanotaenia boesemani isolate fMelBoe1 chromosome 9, fMelBoe1.pri, whole genome shotgun sequence encodes:
- the LOC121646145 gene encoding LOW QUALITY PROTEIN: vomeronasal type-2 receptor 26-like (The sequence of the model RefSeq protein was modified relative to this genomic sequence to represent the inferred CDS: inserted 1 base in 1 codon), with the protein MLIVTESYPPSTRIARKKGQPKCCFDCVPCSEGKFSNTTDSVECISCPEDFWSSPQRDHCIPKITEFLSYHEPLGICLTTASLLGTFICTVVLGIFTCHRSTPVVRANNSELSFLLLVSLKLCFLCSLLFIGRPRLWTCQLRHAAFGISFVLCVSCILVKTMVVLAVFKSSKPGGGANLKWFGAMQQRGTVFVLTSIQAAICTVWIVTVSLVPHKNTQYHNNKIIYECVVGSTVGFALLLGYIGLLAVISFLLAFLAMNLPDSFNEAKLITFSMLIFCAVWVAFLLAYINSPGKYADAVEIFXILFSSFGLLVAQFGAKCYIILLRPEKNTKKAIMGHTTNKT; encoded by the exons ATGC taatagtcaccgaGAGCTATCCTCCAAGTACCCGCATTgccagaaaaaaaggacagccTAAGTGCTGTTTTGACTGTGTCCCATGTTCTGAAGGAAAGTTCAGTAACACAACAG atTCTGTGGAGTGCATCAGTTGTCCAGAGGATTTCTGGTCCAGCCCTCAGCGTGATCACTGCATTCCTAAAATAACAGAGTTCCTGTCCTATCACGAACCTCTGGGTATCTGCTTGACAACTGCTTCATTGCTGGGAACATTTATTTGTACTGTTGTTTTAGGGATCTTCACCTGCCACCGCAGCACACCTGTGGTACGAGCCAATAACTCAGAACTGAGCTTCCTGCTTTTAGTGTCACTCAAACTGTGTTTCCTGTGTTCACTGCTTTTCATCGGACGACCCAGACTGTGGACATGCCAACTGAGACATGCAGCATTCGGGATCAGCTTTGTGCTTTGTGTGTCATGCATCCTGGTTAAAACCATGGTGGTGTTGGCTGTTTTCAAATCCTCCAAGCCAGGAGGTGGAGCCAATCTCAAGTGGTTTGGTGCGATGCAGCAGAGAGGAACAGTTTTTGTTCTTACTTCTATTCAAGCAGCAATCTGCACTGTATGGATTGTCACAGTCTCGCTAGTCccccataaaaacacacaataccACAATAACAAGATAATTTATGAGTGTGTTGTTGGGTCTACAGTAGGTTTCGCATTGTTGCTGGGCTATATTGGCTTACTTGCTGTCATCAGTTTCCTGCTTGCATTTCTGGCAATGAATCTGCCAGATAGTTTTAATGAGGCTAAACTCATCACATTCAGCATgctgatcttctgtgctgtgtgGGTGGCCTTTCTTCTTGCTTATATTAACTCTCCAGGCAAATATGCAGATGCAGTGGAGATAT GCATACTGTTCTCCAGTTTTGGTCTCTTGGTGGCACAGTTTGGAGCCAAATGTTACATAATCTTGCTGagaccagaaaaaaacacaaagaaagctATCATGGGCCACACTACCaacaagacataa
- the LOC121646030 gene encoding extracellular calcium-sensing receptor-like, translated as MDGDYIIGGVFSFHYIEKIMVHDYITMPEPPSCTGGINSRELLFSRVMIFAIEEINNSTELLPGIKLGYQIYDSCTSVTMAVRVAFWLSNGQDPVFHTGDKCSQSGMVMGVVADTGSSSSISISRIISSFNIPQVSHFATCACLSDKQQYPNFFRTIPSDRFQADVLAKLVKQFGWTWIGAVRSDTDYGNNGMASFLKAAYREGICVEYSEAFYRNDPQSKIQKVADAIRRSTAKVVVAFAAAADMKALLEELARDPPPPHQWIGSESWIADPQFLRFSFCVGAIGVGIPGSVTPGLRDFLMDLSPSEVAASPTLTEFWEDVFNCTLEKSAAAVKKDCDGTEDIKMLHKPYIDTSQLKITNMVYKAVYAIAHAIHNAVCERTNFTTQCNKHTRLESRQVLTELKKVNFSRNGYVVSFDANGDPPALYELINWQKNKSGVIELVTVGFYDASMPIGQEFRIIRNLTWMDGGMQVPVSVCTDRCLPGTHKVLQKGKPICCYDCKPCPEGEISNVTDSPDCFPCPREFWPNAEKNTCFPKPVEFLSFDEVLSIILAVFSVGGACLAIITAAVFFHHRTTPIVRANNSELSFLLLFSLTLCFLCSLTFIGVPSDWSCMLRHTAFGITFVLCISCVLGKTIVVLVAFKATLPGNNMIKWFGPLQQRMTVVSFTFIQVLICTIWLVVSPPFPVKNLTTYREKIILECALGSAVGFWAVLGYIGLLAFFCFVLAVLARKLPDNFNEAKLITFSMLIFCAVWITFIPAYVSSPGKFTVAVEIFAILASSFGLILCIFAPKCFIILFQPEKNTKKHLMNKNQL; from the exons ATGGATGGGGACTACATTATTGGAGGTGTTTTCTCATTTCACTACATAGAGAAAATCATGGTTCATGACTACATCACCATGCCTGAGCCACCAAGCTGCACAGGCGG CATTAACAGTCGTGAACTGCTCTTCTCTCGTGTAATGATTTTTGCCATTGAGGAGATTAACAACAGCACAGAGCTACTGCCAGGCATCAAGCTTGGTTATCAGATCTACGACTCGTGCACCTCAGTGACCATGGCTGTGCGCGTGGCATTTTGGCTCTCCAACGGACAGGACCCTGTGTTTCACACAGGTGATAAGTGTTCCCAATCTGGAATGGTGATGGGTGTTGTAGCTGATACTGGATCTTCATCATCCATCAGCATTTCACGCATCATCAGCTCCTTTAACATCCCCCAA gTGAGCCACTTTGCCACTTGTGCCTGCCTGTCAGATAAGCAGCAGTACCCGAATTTCTTCAGAACTATTCCCAGCGACCGGTTCCAAGCTGACGTGCTGGCCAAGTTGGTGAAACAGTTTGGCTGGACTTGGATAGGTGCTGTCCGCTCGGACACTGACTATGGCAATAATGGCATGGCATCTTTTCTTAAAGCAGCATACAGAGAGGGGATCTGTGTGGAATACTCTGAAGCCTTCTACAGGAACGACCCACAAAGCAAGATCCAGAAAGTAGCTGATGCTATCCGCAG GTCAACAGCTAAGGTTGTCGTGGCCTTTGCAGCCGCAGCAGACATGAAGGCCCTGCTGGAGGAACTGGCCCGGgacccccctccacctcatcagTGGATAGGCAGTGAGTCGTGGATAGCAGACCCACAATTCCTGAGGTTCAGTTTCTGTGTAGGAGCCATTGGAGTTGGTATTCCAGGATCTGTCACCCCAGGTCTGAGAGACTTCCTGATGGATCTCTCtccttctgaagtggctgcctCCCCAACACTTACTGAGTTCTGGGAGGATGTATTCAACTGCACTCTGGAAAAAA GTGCTGCTGCAGTCAAAAAGGATTGCGATGGAACTGAAGACATAAAGATGCTCCACAAACCATACATTGATACATCCCAGTTGAAAATCACTAACATGGTTTACAAGGCTGTTTATGCAATAGCACATGCTATTCACAATGCAGTGTGTGAGAGAACAAATTTCACAACCCAGTGCAACAAACACACCAGGTTGGAGTCCAGACAG GTTTTAACTGAGCTGAAGAAAGTCAACTTTTCCCGGAATGGTTATGTAGTGTCATTTGATGCTAATGGGGATCCACCGGCTCTGTATGAGCTGATCAACTGGCAGAAGAATAAGAGTGGAGTTATTGAGTTAGTGACAGTCGGGTTCTATGATGCTTCGATGCCAATAGGTCAAGAGTTTCGTATCATCAGAAACCTAACCTGGATGGATGGTGGCATGCAA GTGCCGGTATCAGTCTGCACTGACAGGTGTCTCCCAGGAACTCATAAAgtgctgcagaaaggaaaacccATCTGCTGTTATGACTGTAAACCCTGTCCTGAGGGAGAGATTAGTAATGTTACAg ACTCTCCTGATTGTTTCCCTTGTCCCAGGGAATTCTGGCCgaatgcagagaaaaacaccTGTTTCCCCAAACCTGTGGAGTTTCTTTCATTTGATGAAGTCCTGTCAATCATCCTGGCTGTATTCTCTGTTGGTGGCGCCTGTCTGGCCATCAtaacagcagctgttttctttcatcACAGGACAACTCCCATTGTTAGAGCCAACAACTCTGAGCTGAGCTTCCTGCTGCTCTTCTCTCTGACTCTGTGTTTCTTATGTTCGCTGACTTTCATCGGGGTGCCCTCTGACTGGTCTTGTATGCTGCGGCACACAGCATTTGGCATCACCTTTGTTCTCTGCATTTCTTGTGTTCTTGGGAAAACTATAGTAGTTTTAGTGGCTTTTAAAGCTACGCTTCCAGGTAATAACATGATCAAATGGTTTGGTCCTCTACAGCAAAGGATGACTGTAGTTTCTTTCACCTTTATTCAAGTTTTAATATGTACTATTTGGTTGGTTGTGAGCCCTCCTTTCCCAGTGAAAAATCTCACTACATACAGGGAGAAGATCATTCTGGAATGTGCGTTAGGTTCTGCTGTCGGGTTCTGGGCCGTGCTTGGGTACATCGGTCTGCTGGCTTTCTTCTGCTTTGTGTTAGCTGTCTTGGCTCGGAAACTCCCTGATAACTTTAATGAAGCCAAGCTGATCACCTTCAGTATGTTGATATTCTGTGCTGTTTGGATCACCTTCATCCCAGCATATGTCAGCTCTCCTGGGAAATTTACTGTGGCTGTGGAGATATTTGCTATTCTGGCCTCCAGTTTTGGACTAATTCTGTGCATTTTTGCCCCAAAGTGTTTCATCATATTATTTCAGCCAGAGAAAAACACCAAGAAGCATTTGATGAACAAAAATCAATTGTAG